DNA from Arthrobacter sp. PvP023:
CGCTTTCCAACCACCTGTCCCGACCTGATATCCAAGGAGCACACATGTTCGAACGCACCGCCACCATCGCAAGCCGCGTGGGCCTGCACGCCCGCCCCGCCGCCATCTTCGCCGAGGCGGCCGGCGAGTACCCGCACGAGATCACCATTGCCCGCCAGGGCGAGCCGGCCGACGAGGCCATGGACGCGGCCAGCATCCTGTCCCTCATGAGCCTGGGCGCCTCACACGGCGACGTTGTGGTCCTCCGCGCCGAGGGCGACGGCGCCGACACCGCCCTGGACCACCTGGTCCAGATCCTGGAAACCGATCACGACGCCGAGTAGCGGCACGGCGGGCTAGTACAGTCCGCCTCAGGTACAGCAGTCAGCGGCCGGCCCGCTGCGCCACCTCCCGTGTACGGGCGGGCGGCGCACGGGCCGGCCGCTGCTTTTTAACTCCCGGCTTTTGACTGCCGGCTTTTGGCTCCCTGCTTTTGACTCCCGGGCCCTGAACTAAGCAGCCTTAGTAAATCCTTGTGTTTGCCTGGCGGCCCGATTAGCGTGGCATTGTGGCGACACGCCGATCAACAGACCCGCAATCGGGGGCACGTTCCCCTGCGGAAAGAGGATGAGACAGTGGCTACCCTGCAGGAAACCATCGAGGTGGATGTTCCCGTGTCCACCGCCTACAACCAATGGACCCAGTTCGAGTCATTCCCGGAGTTCATGCGGGGAGTGGAGTCCGTCCAACAGATCGACGAGACGTCCCTGCATTTCCGGACGGACATCGCCGGGGTCAAGCGCGAATACAGCGCGCAGATCACCGAGCAGCTGCCGGACCGGCGCATCGCTTGGGTCAGCACGGACAAGCCGCGCAACGCCGGCGAGGTCTCCTTCGAACCCCTCGGCCCGGATCGGACCAGGGTCACCGT
Protein-coding regions in this window:
- a CDS encoding HPr family phosphocarrier protein, whose protein sequence is MFERTATIASRVGLHARPAAIFAEAAGEYPHEITIARQGEPADEAMDAASILSLMSLGASHGDVVVLRAEGDGADTALDHLVQILETDHDAE